The stretch of DNA GTGATAAATTTTATGATTTTATATGAATTTCTTCAAACGTTTCGTTGGATATTTCATACATTCGGCGGGATGTCAAAAAAAAACGATGAAAAATCGTGAAAACAAAAAAAACAGCTCAATGTATAATAAATTCTGCCGATAATGGGAGTTTGCGCCCGTGAAAAACGGTATGACACTGGGATTATTTCAGGAGGGTCATTTTCTTTGTGATGCGGATATCCCCGGCTTGTAGCCTCAGAAGGTATAAGCCGCTCGGAAGACCCGATCCGTCGAAAAGTATGCTGTGCGCGCCTGCTTCGACTCTCCTGTCCTCGAGTATCCGGATGATCTGACCCTGCATGTTGAGGACAAAGAGTGTAACCGGTGTTTCCGATGGCACTGAATAGGTAATGGTTGTCGAGGGATTGAACGGATTGGGGTAGTTCTGGTTAAGGGCGACAGGCTGGGGCAGGGGCTTTTCATTTACATCCGTCCGGGATTTGATATCGATTTTGAAAATATAGGTATACACTTTTGAGTGTTCACTCGTATTCGCCATAACGAGTACGGCTTTCTGGAATGATTTTGTGATTGGGACCGTCGGTTTTTCCCATGACAGATATTCGACCGTGTAATCGTCGGGGGCGTTATAGAGAATAAGCTGGTTTTGCCATGCTCCCCCGTCACGGTCTTCAAAACCGTATTTCAGCGTGTCGCCGGCTGCAAGGCCTTTCGTGGGTATAATCTCGATGTATTTGAAGGTATAGTGGCGAAAATCGAGTGAGTCGACAGCCGGAACGCTGCTTTCGAACCGTTCAGGAGAAACGGTGTATTTGATGATATCCGCTTCACTGAAAAAATCTTTCGAATTGGCCCTGTAGCCGGTAAAATACAGCCAGACCGTAAAGTCGGAGATAGCGTGTCCAAGTCCGTCCGTAAGCACTGAATCGAGCAGTTCCAGTTGTCCGGACTGTTTGTCCTTGAATGTGCGCCAGATGAGCCGTATCGTGTCATTGCCGTATTTTTCCGCGATATAGAATGCGAATAAGCATGCGCTGTATTCAAAGGAGTTGTTGTGAGTGTTTAATGGTTTGT from bacterium encodes:
- a CDS encoding T9SS type A sorting domain-containing protein; amino-acid sequence: MKLYYTCILSILIHISPVFAHTEQAENQADLFLKNLGNTHIIKCGTPRLLQMLSESSENDGVFKSAYGSLGRPEKDKFADSKLKHFRAHYDTSGVDAPDMTDLDKNGIPDFVDSTLVYLEKAWEKVIGYSYGSPKSDTGKGGSDAVDCYIEDLSGQLMYGFTSPDNNGIMGMTSSYITIDNNYTDSVFLTKGYDGLKITTAHEFFHVAQFSYYDGDDAIWWMEQTAVWFENEVWDEINDYLHYINDIFSDRDKPLNTHNNSFEYSACLFAFYIAEKYGNDTIRLIWRTFKDKQSGQLELLDSVLTDGLGHAISDFTVWLYFTGYRANSKDFFSEADIIKYTVSPERFESSVPAVDSLDFRHYTFKYIEIIPTKGLAAGDTLKYGFEDRDGGAWQNQLILYNAPDDYTVEYLSWEKPTVPITKSFQKAVLVMANTSEHSKVYTYIFKIDIKSRTDVNEKPLPQPVALNQNYPNPFNPSTTITYSVPSETPVTLFVLNMQGQIIRILEDRRVEAGAHSILFDGSGLPSGLYLLRLQAGDIRITKKMTLLK